In Micromonospora ferruginea, the sequence CTCACCGACAGGTAGGCGTCGGGCAGGTCGACGTACTTGCCGACCAGGGCGACGGTGATCGTGTGGCGCGGCTGGTGCACCCGCTCCAGCAGGTCGTCCCAGCTCGTCCAGTCGACGTCGCGGAACGACAGGCCGAGCCGGCGCACCACGTACGCGTCCAGGCCCTCGCGGTGCAGCACCTTCGGGATGTCGTAGATGCTCGGCGCGTCCGGGGCGGCGGTGACCGCCTCCCGGTCGACGTCGCAGTAGAGCGACAGCTTCTCCTTGACCTTGTCCGGGATCTCCCGGTCGCAGCGCAGCACCAGCGCGTCGGGCTGGATGCCGATGCTGCGGAGCTGCGCCACCGAGTGCTGCGTCGGCTTGGTCTTCAGCTCGCCCGAGGGCGCCAGGTAGGGCACCAGCGACACGTGCAGGTAGAAGCAGTTGTCCCGGCCCAGGTCGTGCCGGATCTGGCGGATCGACTCCAGGAACGGCAGCGACTCGATGTCGCCGACCGTGCCGCCGACCTCGGTGATCACCACGTCGGGGACCTGGCCGTCGGCGTCCGGGTCGGCCATGCCGAGGATCCGGGCCTTGATCTCGTTGGTGATGTGCGGGATGACCTGGACCGTGTCGCCCAGGTATTCGCCGCGCCGCTCCTTGGCGATCACCGCCGAGTAGATCTGCCCGGTGGTGACGTTCGCCTTGCCGGAGAGGTCCCGGTCCAGGAACCGCTCGTAGTGGCCGACGTCGAGGTCGGTCTCGGCCCCGTCCTCGGTGATGAACACCTCGCCGTGCTGGAACGGGTTCATCGTGCCGGGATCGACGTTCAGGTACGGGTCGAGCTTCTGCATCACCACGCGCAGACCGCGCGCGGTCAGCAGGTTGCCGAGGCTGGAGGCGGTGAGGCCCTTACCCAGCGAGGAGGCGACTCCCCCGGTGACGAAAATGTGCCTGGTCGTCCGTGCTGAAGGGGCCAAGGCCTGCTCCCGTGTCGTCCGTAGCGGTCGTGCGAACCGCCGTGCCGATCAGCCAAGTGATCACGCGATCCACGGGATTCCACGGTAACACCTTCCGGACCGTGAGCTGCCGTCGCACCCGCTGTCGGCGCACGTGAGGCCCGATCCGGCGCTCCCGACCCACCCGACGGACCGGTGTCCCCGGGGCCGGAACCGCGGGGCGGCGCCGCGCCGCCCTCTCCCCCGCCGCGCCCGCCGTCGGGCACGGTGCGGTCGGTGGAGTGGTCGAGCACGCGCAACGCCGCCAGCGCCGCCATCGGCACCACCAGGGCGCCCGCCGCGCCGGCCACGTCCAGCGCCGAACCGCCCAGCACGCCGCCGAGCCCGGCGGCCACCCCGGTGCCGGCCATCGCCGCCCGGATCGCCGGGTAGATGCCGAACAGCCGCATCAGGCCGCCCCACGGCTGCAGCAGCGCCAGCCAGACCAGCGCCGCCCCGGCCAGCGCCAGCACGGTCAGCGGGCTGTTCACCAGGGTCTGGAAGTTCGAGGTGCTGGAGCGGTGCACGGTCAGCCCGCCGGTGCCGTCGCCGAGCGCGGCCAGGAACCGGCCCAGGCTGCCCCGCTCGGCCGCCGGCCGGTCCAGGTCCACCAGCGCGAAACCGATGGTCACCGCCAACCCCGCCATGGTCGCCCAGGCGAGCCGGCTGACGGTCAGCCAGCCGCCGGTGCAGATCGCCGCCGCCACGCTCAACCCGGCGGTCAACGCGATCGCGCCGATCGAGTCGGCGCCCAGGTAGGGGCTGCCCACCACCACCACGGCCGCGCCGCCCACCGCCACCAGGACGGCCGGCCGCCAGCCACGGCGTACCCGCTGGGCCAGCCAGCCGCCGCAGAGCAGCGAGCCGGCGATGAACACGCCCAGCCCCACCGTGCCCAGCCCGGCGTACCGGCCGCCCTCCAGCGCGGAGTAGCCGACCACCCCGTTGAGTTGCAGCCGGGAGCCGGTGAGCACGTCCACGCCGACCACCAGGGTGGCCAACCCGGCGACCGCGCCGAGCGGCCCGAGCGTGCGGTCGTGCCCGGGGGTGAACCGCACCGCGGCGGTGCCGCCGACGATCAGCAGCGCGGTCACCGAGGCGAACCACCAACCGGCGTGGTGCCCCCGCCACCACGGCACCGCGTCGGCCAGCAACGCCGCCGGCACGGCCAGCGCGGCGGCGATCAGCAGCAGCTCCACCATCGCCACCACCCGCGGGGACACCGGCGCAGGCGAGTGCGGGCCGGCGAGCCGGCGAGCCCGGCGCAGCAGCGGCAGCACCGCCACCGCGAGCGCCATCTGGGCGGCGGCGAGCAGGGTGAAGAACCAGCCGGCCACCCGCCGCTGGGCGGCGGCCTCCCGGTCGGCGTCGGCCGGCGCCTCGATCGCGGTCCGCAGGTCGTCCGGCCGGTCGTCGACGGTCACCGCCGGCCGGCCGAGGAAGAGCCGCTCCGGCATCGGCCGGCCCA encodes:
- a CDS encoding CTP synthase, giving the protein MAPSARTTRHIFVTGGVASSLGKGLTASSLGNLLTARGLRVVMQKLDPYLNVDPGTMNPFQHGEVFITEDGAETDLDVGHYERFLDRDLSGKANVTTGQIYSAVIAKERRGEYLGDTVQVIPHITNEIKARILGMADPDADGQVPDVVITEVGGTVGDIESLPFLESIRQIRHDLGRDNCFYLHVSLVPYLAPSGELKTKPTQHSVAQLRSIGIQPDALVLRCDREIPDKVKEKLSLYCDVDREAVTAAPDAPSIYDIPKVLHREGLDAYVVRRLGLSFRDVDWTSWDDLLERVHQPRHTITVALVGKYVDLPDAYLSVSEAIRAAGFGHRARVQLKWVPSDECVTPAGAAAALAGVDGVVIPGGFGVRGIEGKVGTARYARENGVPLLGLCLGLQCMTIEVARHLANLDGANSLEFDEEAVHPVIATMADQEDIVAGRGDLGGTMRLGAYPATLAEGSIVAEAYGSTEVSERHRHRYEVNNAYRDQLTKAGLTISGTSPDGRLVEFVELDRNLHPFFVATQAHPELKSRPTRPHPLFAAFVGAAVAYSEADRLPVDLDGAPKKTGRGGAAKATAQ